In one window of Streptomyces griseus subsp. griseus DNA:
- a CDS encoding metal-dependent hydrolase — translation MMGPAHSLSGAAAWLGVGAAAAATGHTMPWPVLVVGALISAGAALAPDLDHKAATISRAFGPISKALCEITDKISYAVYKGTKSKADPRRTGGHRTLTHTWFFAVLMGAGCSFAAVTGGRWAVLAILFVHLVLAVEGLLWRAARVSSDVLVWLLGATSAWILAGVLDQPGNGAGWLFDAPGQEYMWLGLPIVLGALVHDIGDALTISGCPILWPLPIGGKRWYALGPPKFMRFRAGSWVEIKILMPAFMLLGGVGGAAALNFI, via the coding sequence ATGATGGGACCGGCGCACTCTCTGTCAGGGGCAGCGGCCTGGCTGGGGGTGGGTGCGGCGGCCGCCGCCACGGGCCACACGATGCCCTGGCCCGTCCTGGTCGTCGGAGCGCTGATCAGCGCGGGAGCCGCCCTCGCCCCCGACCTCGACCACAAGGCCGCGACCATCTCACGCGCCTTCGGGCCCATCTCCAAGGCGCTCTGCGAGATCACCGACAAGATCTCCTACGCCGTCTACAAAGGCACCAAGAGCAAGGCCGACCCCCGCCGTACCGGTGGCCACCGCACCCTCACGCACACCTGGTTCTTCGCCGTCCTGATGGGCGCCGGCTGCTCCTTCGCCGCCGTCACCGGCGGACGCTGGGCGGTCCTGGCGATCCTCTTCGTCCACCTGGTGCTCGCCGTCGAGGGCCTGCTCTGGCGGGCCGCCCGGGTCTCCAGCGACGTGCTCGTCTGGCTGCTCGGCGCCACCAGCGCGTGGATCCTCGCCGGGGTCCTGGACCAGCCCGGCAACGGTGCCGGCTGGCTCTTCGACGCCCCCGGCCAGGAGTACATGTGGCTCGGCCTGCCCATCGTGCTGGGCGCCCTGGTCCACGACATCGGGGACGCCCTGACCATCTCGGGGTGCCCGATCCTGTGGCCCCTCCCGATCGGCGGCAAGCGCTGGTACGCGCTCGGCCCGCCGAAGTTCATGCGGTTCCGGGCCGGCAGCTGGGTCGAGATCAAGATCCTGATGCCCGCGTTCATGCTGCTCGGGGGCGTGGGAGGGGCAGCGGCCCTCAACTTCATATGA
- a CDS encoding Gfo/Idh/MocA family protein produces the protein MNDDARPGRTPQDLPPQHTGDDTDRQDPSRRSVLWTTAGVAGAGLGLSSLTGGSASAAGPVTPEAVEAATAAPVRQGRTMTDVPFERRSTVRVGIVGLGNRGDSMIGLFLAVPGVRVVAVCDPVREKAEKAAARVTAAGQPAPAVYAKGENDYVDLCRRGDIDFVYVATPWELHFPMAKAAMLNGKHVGVECPIAMRLEELWQLVDLSERTRRHCMQLENCCYGKNEMRVLRMAHAGLFGDLLHGAGAYNHDLRELMFDPDYYEGPWRRLWHTRLRGDLYPNHGFGPVANYMDVNRGDRAVSITSIGTPALGLAAYRKEHMPPGDPSWKESYIGADRTISLVQTAKGRVIRLEHDVSTPHPYSRINSLGGTRGVFEDYPERIYLEPTNTNHQWDDFTKYAEWDHWLWKEHANPPGGHGGMDYIMVFRLMQCMRLGLVPDFDVYDAAVWTAPVPLSHLSIKAKGAPLPIPDFTRGAWKKARSGMDSDKPAA, from the coding sequence ATGAACGACGACGCCCGGCCCGGACGGACACCGCAGGACCTCCCCCCGCAGCACACCGGCGATGACACCGACCGGCAGGACCCCAGCCGCCGTTCGGTGCTGTGGACCACGGCGGGCGTGGCGGGCGCCGGACTCGGTCTGAGCTCCCTCACGGGAGGCAGCGCGTCGGCCGCCGGACCCGTGACACCGGAAGCCGTGGAGGCCGCGACAGCCGCCCCCGTCCGCCAGGGACGCACGATGACCGACGTCCCCTTCGAGCGGCGGTCGACCGTACGGGTCGGCATCGTGGGCCTCGGCAACCGGGGAGACAGCATGATCGGCCTCTTCCTCGCGGTCCCCGGCGTCCGGGTCGTGGCGGTCTGTGACCCGGTCCGGGAGAAGGCGGAGAAGGCCGCCGCCAGGGTGACGGCCGCCGGGCAGCCCGCCCCCGCCGTCTACGCCAAGGGGGAGAACGACTACGTCGACCTCTGCCGGCGCGGGGACATCGACTTCGTCTATGTGGCCACGCCCTGGGAGCTGCACTTCCCGATGGCCAAGGCGGCGATGCTGAACGGCAAGCACGTCGGCGTGGAGTGTCCGATCGCGATGCGGCTGGAGGAGCTCTGGCAGCTCGTCGACCTCTCCGAGCGCACCCGGCGCCACTGCATGCAGCTGGAGAACTGCTGCTACGGCAAGAACGAGATGCGGGTGCTCCGGATGGCGCACGCGGGTCTCTTCGGGGACCTGCTGCACGGGGCGGGGGCGTACAACCATGATCTGCGCGAGCTGATGTTCGACCCGGACTACTACGAGGGCCCGTGGCGGCGGCTCTGGCACACCCGGCTGCGCGGCGACCTCTACCCCAACCACGGGTTCGGGCCGGTCGCCAACTACATGGACGTAAACCGGGGCGACCGGGCCGTCTCCATCACCAGCATCGGCACCCCCGCCCTCGGCCTCGCCGCGTACCGCAAGGAGCACATGCCGCCGGGCGACCCGAGCTGGAAGGAGTCGTACATCGGCGCCGACCGGACGATCAGCCTCGTGCAGACCGCCAAGGGCCGGGTGATCCGGCTGGAGCACGATGTGTCGACGCCGCACCCGTACTCCCGTATCAACAGCCTCGGCGGCACCCGGGGCGTCTTCGAGGACTACCCGGAGCGGATCTACCTGGAGCCCACGAACACGAACCACCAGTGGGACGACTTCACGAAGTACGCCGAGTGGGACCACTGGCTGTGGAAGGAACACGCCAATCCGCCGGGCGGCCATGGCGGGATGGACTACATCATGGTGTTCCGGCTGATGCAGTGCATGCGGCTCGGACTGGTCCCGGACTTCGACGTGTACGACGCCGCCGTCTGGACGGCCCCCGTGCCGCTCAGCCACCTCTCCATCAAGGCCAAGGGCGCCCCGCTGCCCATACCGGACTTCACCCGGGGCGCGTGGAAGAAGGCCAGGTCCGGGATGGACTCGGACAAGCCGGCCGCGTAA
- a CDS encoding ABC transporter transmembrane domain-containing protein, with translation MQIRDLPYSDPGDPDVRSGPRFLYWLGRNQLGGQLKSLGWGLLHQLSIAGLPLTVGVAVQAVIERSGARLALAGGLIVALGVLIAVGDTMLHRTAVTNWITAAARVQQLLARRTAELGAALTRRVAAGEVVAVSTGDVEKIGWFVEALSRFLAAAIALVVVCVGLVIYLPALGVLVALAMPVLALAVLPLLPRATRRADEQREKAGKAIELASDTVAGLRVLRGIGGEELFLGRYRRASQEVRKAAVRSARMWALISAVQVLLPGILLISLVWYGATLAREGRIDVGQLVTVYSAATLLLFPLRHFEEIAMAYSFSRPSAQRAVRVLSLRRTDRTATEAGVPSGDLYDPATGLMAPQGQFTAVVCGDPDEAGRLAERLGGHAQTGDGSAVEEKAPSVLLGAVALDELPLDTARTAVLVQDKDPVLLSGTLQELLDVPSSGLVTAGQALEAAQCGDVLAALAQASPDNDGDPMRTRITERGRSLSGGQRQRLALARSLITDPEALVLDEPTSAVDSHTEARVAAGVAGLRRGRTTVAFASSPLLLDVADRVVLVHEGSVVAVGTHRDLLRTEPRYRAVVTRETDEEAAAGSVTVPAMNTRTQEIEERA, from the coding sequence ATGCAGATTCGCGATCTTCCGTATTCGGATCCCGGCGACCCCGATGTACGGTCGGGCCCCCGCTTCCTGTACTGGCTCGGGCGCAATCAGCTCGGCGGACAGCTCAAGTCGCTCGGCTGGGGACTGCTCCACCAGCTGAGCATCGCGGGGCTCCCGCTCACCGTCGGCGTCGCCGTCCAGGCCGTCATCGAGCGCTCCGGCGCCCGCCTGGCCCTGGCCGGCGGCCTCATCGTGGCCCTGGGCGTCCTCATCGCGGTGGGCGACACCATGCTCCACCGGACCGCCGTCACCAACTGGATCACGGCCGCCGCCCGGGTGCAGCAGCTCCTGGCGCGCAGGACCGCCGAGCTGGGCGCCGCCCTGACCCGGCGGGTCGCCGCCGGTGAGGTCGTCGCCGTCTCCACCGGTGACGTGGAGAAGATCGGCTGGTTCGTCGAGGCGCTCTCCCGCTTCCTGGCCGCCGCCATCGCGCTCGTCGTGGTCTGCGTGGGGCTGGTCATCTACCTCCCGGCCCTCGGCGTCCTCGTGGCCCTCGCCATGCCGGTGCTGGCCCTCGCCGTGCTGCCGCTGCTCCCCCGTGCCACCCGGCGCGCCGACGAGCAGCGTGAGAAGGCGGGCAAGGCGATCGAGCTGGCCTCGGACACCGTGGCCGGGCTGCGGGTGCTGCGCGGCATCGGCGGTGAGGAGCTGTTCCTCGGCCGCTACCGCCGCGCCTCCCAGGAGGTCCGCAAGGCCGCCGTGCGCTCCGCCAGGATGTGGGCGCTGATCTCCGCGGTGCAGGTGCTGCTGCCGGGGATCCTGCTGATCTCCCTGGTCTGGTACGGGGCGACGCTGGCCCGCGAGGGCCGCATCGACGTGGGTCAGCTGGTCACGGTCTACAGCGCGGCCACGCTGCTGCTGTTCCCCCTCCGTCACTTCGAGGAGATCGCGATGGCCTACTCCTTCTCCCGGCCGTCCGCGCAGCGCGCCGTACGGGTGCTGTCGCTGCGCCGCACCGACCGGACGGCCACGGAGGCGGGCGTCCCGTCGGGCGACCTGTACGACCCCGCCACTGGGCTGATGGCTCCCCAGGGGCAGTTCACCGCCGTCGTCTGCGGCGACCCGGACGAGGCGGGACGGCTGGCCGAGCGCCTCGGCGGCCATGCCCAGACCGGCGACGGGAGCGCCGTGGAGGAGAAGGCGCCGTCCGTGCTGCTCGGCGCCGTCGCGCTGGACGAACTCCCGCTGGACACCGCCCGTACCGCCGTCCTGGTCCAGGACAAGGACCCGGTGCTGCTCTCCGGCACGCTCCAGGAGCTGCTGGACGTGCCGTCCTCGGGCCTGGTCACCGCCGGACAGGCGCTGGAGGCCGCCCAGTGCGGCGATGTGCTCGCCGCCCTGGCCCAGGCCTCCCCGGACAACGACGGGGACCCGATGCGGACCCGCATCACCGAACGGGGCAGGTCGCTCTCGGGCGGCCAGCGCCAGCGCCTCGCACTGGCCAGGTCGCTGATCACCGACCCGGAGGCGCTGGTCCTGGACGAGCCGACCTCCGCCGTCGACTCGCACACCGAGGCGCGCGTCGCCGCCGGGGTCGCGGGGCTGCGCCGGGGCCGTACGACGGTCGCCTTCGCCTCGTCCCCGCTGCTGCTGGACGTCGCCGACCGGGTCGTCCTCGTCCACGAGGGGAGCGTGGTCGCCGTGGGCACCCACCGCGACCTGCTGCGCACCGAACCGCGCTACCGGGCCGTCGTCACCCGCGAGACCGACGAGGAAGCGGCGGCGGGCAGCGTCACGGTCCCCGCCATGAACACCAGGACCCAGGAAATCGAGGAGAGGGCATGA
- a CDS encoding ABC transporter ATP-binding protein produces the protein MIGVAPPAYDPAAPESATTLPVGTPTTVRSYVRQLLRRHRKAFALLIGANTVAVIASIAGPYLLGGLVEDLSNGVTDLHLERTAAIFALALVVQTVFTRSMRLRGAMLGEEMLADLREDFLVRSVGLPPGVLERAGTGDLLSRITTDIDRLANAMREAVPQLAIGVVWAGLLLGALTVTAPPLALAVLIALPVLITGCRWYFRRAPSAYRSEAAGYAAVAAMLAETVDAGRTVEAHRLGARRVALSDRRITEWTAWERYTLFLRSVLFPVINATYVTILGAVLLLGGWFVLEGWLTVGQLTTGALLAQMMVDPIGLILRWYDELQVAQVSLARLVGVREIEPDAGDAEVGPDGRDVRADEVRFGYREGVDVLHQVSLDVAPGTRLALVGPSGAGKSTLGRLLAGIYAPRTGEVTLGGAELSRMTAERVREHVALVNQEHHVFVGSLRDNLLLARDGARDAELWASLAAVDADGWAKGLENGLETEVGSGGFALTPAQAQQIALARLVLADPHTLVLDEATSLLDPRAARHLERSLARVLEGRTVVAIAHRLHTAHDADVIAVVEDGRISELGSHDELVAADGAYAALWRSWHG, from the coding sequence ATGATCGGCGTCGCACCACCGGCGTACGACCCGGCCGCCCCGGAGTCGGCCACCACCCTGCCCGTGGGCACCCCCACGACCGTACGGAGTTACGTACGGCAGCTGCTGCGGCGCCACCGCAAGGCCTTCGCCCTCCTGATCGGCGCCAACACCGTGGCGGTCATCGCGTCGATCGCCGGACCGTATCTGCTCGGCGGGCTGGTCGAGGACCTCTCGAACGGGGTCACCGACCTCCATCTGGAGCGCACGGCCGCGATCTTCGCGCTCGCGCTGGTGGTCCAGACGGTGTTCACCCGGTCCATGCGGCTGCGCGGGGCGATGCTGGGCGAGGAGATGCTCGCCGATCTGCGCGAGGACTTCCTCGTACGGTCGGTGGGGCTGCCGCCCGGCGTGCTGGAGCGGGCCGGGACCGGCGATCTGCTCTCCCGGATCACCACGGACATCGACCGGCTGGCCAACGCGATGCGCGAGGCCGTGCCGCAGCTGGCCATCGGGGTCGTCTGGGCCGGGCTGCTGCTCGGCGCGCTGACCGTGACCGCTCCCCCGCTGGCGCTGGCCGTGCTCATCGCGCTGCCGGTGCTGATCACCGGCTGCCGCTGGTACTTCCGGCGCGCGCCCTCGGCGTACCGCTCGGAGGCCGCCGGTTACGCGGCCGTCGCCGCGATGCTCGCCGAGACCGTGGACGCCGGGCGGACCGTGGAGGCGCACCGCCTCGGCGCGCGCCGGGTGGCGCTGTCGGACCGGCGGATCACGGAGTGGACGGCGTGGGAGCGGTACACGCTCTTCCTGCGCTCGGTGCTCTTCCCGGTCATCAACGCGACGTACGTGACCATCCTCGGCGCGGTGCTGCTCCTCGGCGGCTGGTTCGTCCTGGAGGGGTGGCTGACGGTCGGGCAGCTGACCACGGGCGCGCTGCTGGCGCAGATGATGGTCGACCCGATCGGCCTCATCCTGCGCTGGTACGACGAACTCCAGGTGGCCCAGGTGTCGTTGGCGCGACTGGTCGGCGTGCGGGAGATCGAGCCGGACGCCGGTGACGCCGAGGTAGGGCCGGACGGCCGGGACGTGCGGGCGGACGAGGTGCGGTTCGGGTACCGGGAGGGCGTCGACGTCCTGCACCAGGTGTCCCTCGACGTGGCTCCGGGCACCCGGCTCGCCCTGGTCGGGCCCTCGGGTGCGGGCAAGTCGACGCTGGGCCGGCTGCTGGCCGGGATCTACGCCCCGCGCACCGGCGAGGTGACCCTGGGCGGGGCCGAGCTGTCGCGGATGACGGCGGAGCGGGTCCGGGAGCATGTGGCCCTGGTCAACCAGGAGCACCATGTCTTCGTCGGCTCGCTGCGGGACAACCTGCTGCTGGCCAGGGACGGTGCGCGGGACGCCGAGCTATGGGCCTCGCTGGCCGCGGTGGACGCGGACGGCTGGGCGAAGGGGTTGGAGAACGGGCTGGAGACGGAGGTCGGTTCGGGCGGCTTCGCGCTGACCCCGGCGCAGGCGCAGCAGATCGCGCTGGCCCGGCTGGTGCTGGCCGACCCGCACACGCTGGTGCTGGACGAGGCGACCTCGCTGCTGGACCCGCGGGCGGCCCGTCATCTGGAGCGGTCGCTGGCCCGGGTGCTGGAGGGCCGTACGGTTGTGGCGATCGCGCACCGGCTGCACACCGCGCACGACGCGGATGTGATCGCGGTCGTGGAGGACGGCCGGATCAGCGAGCTGGGCAGCCATGACGAGCTGGTGGCGGCGGACGGCGCTTACGCGGCGCTGTGGCGGTCCTGGCACGGATAG
- a CDS encoding NAD(P)/FAD-dependent oxidoreductase produces MAPPRILVVGAGFAGVECVQRLERRLAPGEAEIALVTPFSYQLYLPLLPQVASGVLTPQSVAVSLRRSRRHRTRIIPGGAIGVDTKAKVCVIKKITDEVVNEPYDYIVLAAGSVTRTFDIPGLLDHARGMKTLAEAAYVRDHVIAQLDLADASHDEAERASRLQFVVVGGGYAGTETAACLQRLTTNAIRHYPRLDPKLIKWHLIDIAPKLMPELGDKLGRAALDVLRKRNIDVSLGVSIAKAGAEEVTFTDGRVLPCRTLIWTAGVAASPLIATLGAETVRGRLAVTPQLKLPGEDGVFSLGDAAAVPDLAKGDGAVCPPTAQHAMRQGKVMADNLIASLRNQPLKDYVHKDLGLVVDLGGKDAVSKPLGVELHGLPAQAVARGYHWSALRTNVAKTRVMTNWMLNAIAGDDFVRTGFQSRKPATLRDFEYTDAYLTPEQIKEHTESKVIKH; encoded by the coding sequence GTGGCACCACCCAGGATTCTCGTCGTCGGCGCCGGCTTCGCAGGTGTCGAATGTGTACAACGTCTGGAGCGCAGGCTCGCTCCGGGCGAGGCCGAGATCGCGCTCGTCACGCCGTTCTCCTACCAGCTCTACCTGCCGCTGCTGCCCCAGGTGGCCTCCGGCGTGCTCACCCCCCAGTCGGTCGCGGTCTCCCTGCGCCGCAGCCGCCGCCACCGCACCCGGATCATCCCCGGCGGGGCGATCGGCGTGGACACGAAGGCCAAGGTCTGTGTGATCAAGAAGATCACCGACGAGGTCGTCAACGAGCCGTACGACTACATCGTGCTGGCCGCCGGAAGTGTGACCCGGACGTTCGACATCCCGGGGCTGCTGGACCACGCCCGCGGGATGAAGACGCTGGCGGAGGCGGCGTACGTACGCGACCACGTCATCGCCCAGCTGGATCTGGCCGACGCCAGCCACGACGAGGCGGAGCGGGCCTCGCGGCTCCAGTTCGTCGTGGTCGGCGGCGGTTATGCCGGTACGGAGACGGCCGCCTGCCTCCAGCGCCTCACCACCAACGCGATCCGGCATTACCCACGGCTGGACCCGAAGCTGATCAAGTGGCACCTGATCGACATCGCGCCCAAGCTGATGCCGGAGCTCGGCGACAAGCTGGGCCGGGCCGCGCTGGACGTGCTCCGCAAGCGGAACATCGACGTGTCGCTCGGGGTCTCCATCGCCAAGGCCGGGGCGGAGGAGGTCACGTTCACCGACGGCCGGGTGCTGCCCTGCCGGACGCTGATCTGGACCGCCGGGGTGGCCGCCAGCCCGCTGATCGCCACGCTGGGCGCGGAGACCGTACGCGGCCGCCTCGCCGTGACACCGCAGCTGAAGCTGCCGGGTGAGGACGGGGTGTTCTCGCTCGGCGACGCGGCGGCGGTGCCCGACCTGGCGAAGGGCGACGGGGCGGTCTGCCCGCCGACGGCTCAGCACGCCATGCGCCAGGGCAAGGTGATGGCGGACAACCTGATCGCCTCGCTGCGCAACCAGCCGCTCAAGGACTACGTCCACAAGGACCTGGGTCTCGTCGTGGACCTCGGTGGCAAGGACGCGGTCTCCAAGCCGTTGGGCGTCGAGTTGCACGGGCTGCCCGCGCAGGCGGTGGCGCGCGGCTACCACTGGTCGGCGCTGCGGACGAATGTCGCCAAGACCCGCGTCATGACGAACTGGATGCTCAACGCGATCGCGGGTGACGACTTCGTACGGACCGGGTTCCAGTCGCGCAAGCCGGCGACGCTGCGGGACTTCGAGTACACCGACGCCTATCTGACGCCGGAGCAGATCAAGGAGCACACGGAGTCGAAGGTCATCAAGCACTGA
- a CDS encoding ATP-dependent DNA ligase, which translates to MLLAELAQVSLEVAATSARSRKVALLATLFRDAGPDDVPVVIPYLAGRLPQGRIGVGWRSLGDPVEPAAEPTLTVTGVDAELTALAAISGTGSQALRRERLRALFAAATEDEQHFLKALLTGEVRQGALDAVAADALARAAEAPPADVRRAVMLAGSLQEVARSLLAEGPGALADFRLTVGRPVQPMLAHTAASVTEAVDKLGPCAVEEKLDGIRVQVHRDGDRVRAYTRTLDDITDRLPEVVTAVTALETGRFILDGEVIALGDDGRPRPFQETAARVGSRRDVAAAAAGVPIVPVFFDALSADGEDLLDLPFAERHAALARLVPEALRVRRVLVPDPADADARRAAEAFLAETLERGHEGVVVKDLAAAYSAGRRGASWLKVKPVHTLDLVVLAAEWGSGRRTGKLSNLHLGARRPDGTFAMLGKTFKGLTDALLEWQTEKLRELATGEDGHTVTVRPELVVEIAYDGLQRSTRYPAGVTLRFARVLRYREDKTAQEADTVETVLARQR; encoded by the coding sequence ATGCTGCTCGCCGAGCTCGCCCAGGTCTCCCTGGAGGTCGCCGCCACCTCCGCCCGGTCCCGGAAGGTGGCGCTCCTGGCCACGCTCTTCCGGGACGCCGGACCCGACGACGTGCCCGTGGTCATCCCGTACCTCGCAGGTCGGCTGCCTCAGGGCCGCATCGGCGTCGGCTGGCGGAGCCTGGGGGACCCCGTGGAGCCCGCCGCCGAGCCCACGCTCACCGTCACCGGCGTCGACGCCGAGCTGACGGCCCTCGCCGCCATCTCCGGCACCGGCTCCCAGGCCCTGCGGCGCGAGCGCCTGCGCGCCCTGTTCGCCGCCGCCACCGAGGACGAGCAGCACTTCCTGAAGGCCCTGCTCACCGGGGAGGTCCGCCAGGGTGCGCTGGACGCCGTCGCCGCCGACGCGCTGGCCCGGGCAGCCGAAGCCCCGCCCGCCGACGTCCGCCGGGCCGTGATGCTCGCCGGATCGCTCCAGGAGGTGGCCCGGAGCCTCCTCGCGGAGGGCCCCGGAGCACTCGCGGACTTCCGCCTCACCGTGGGGCGGCCCGTCCAGCCGATGCTGGCCCACACGGCCGCCTCCGTCACCGAGGCCGTCGACAAGCTGGGCCCCTGCGCGGTGGAGGAGAAACTCGACGGCATCCGGGTCCAGGTGCACCGGGACGGCGACCGGGTCCGCGCCTACACCCGGACCCTGGACGACATCACCGACCGGCTGCCCGAAGTGGTCACCGCCGTCACCGCGCTGGAGACCGGGCGCTTCATCCTGGACGGGGAGGTGATCGCGCTGGGGGACGACGGGAGGCCGCGCCCCTTCCAGGAGACCGCCGCCCGGGTGGGCTCGCGCCGGGACGTGGCCGCCGCGGCCGCCGGCGTACCGATCGTGCCCGTCTTCTTCGACGCCCTCTCGGCCGACGGCGAGGACCTCCTCGACCTCCCCTTCGCCGAGCGCCATGCCGCCCTGGCCCGGCTGGTCCCCGAGGCCCTGCGCGTCCGCCGCGTGCTCGTGCCCGACCCGGCGGACGCGGACGCCCGCCGGGCCGCCGAGGCGTTCCTCGCCGAGACCCTGGAGCGCGGTCACGAGGGCGTCGTCGTCAAGGACCTGGCCGCCGCCTACAGCGCGGGCCGCCGGGGCGCCTCCTGGCTCAAGGTCAAGCCGGTGCACACCCTGGACCTGGTGGTGCTGGCCGCCGAATGGGGGAGCGGGCGGCGCACGGGCAAGCTCTCCAACCTCCACCTGGGTGCCCGCCGCCCCGACGGCACGTTCGCGATGCTCGGCAAGACCTTCAAGGGGCTCACCGACGCCCTGCTGGAGTGGCAGACGGAGAAGCTGCGCGAACTGGCGACCGGCGAGGACGGACACACCGTGACCGTACGTCCGGAGCTCGTCGTGGAGATCGCCTACGACGGACTCCAGCGCTCCACCCGCTACCCGGCGGGTGTCACCCTCCGCTTCGCCCGGGTCCTGCGCTACCGCGAGGACAAGACCGCGCAGGAGGCGGACACGGTGGAGACGGTCCTCGCACGGCAGCGGTGA